Proteins from a genomic interval of Clostridium cochlearium:
- the pheS gene encoding phenylalanine--tRNA ligase subunit alpha: MKEVIEKIKKNAIEELNNVVDKETIESIRVKYLGKKGELTKILRGMGGLSPEERPIVGKLANEVRKNIEEIIEVSLKEIKEKEKNIKLSEETIDITLPGKRQYLGKRHPLEQTLDAMKEIFTDMGFTIEEGPEIELDYYNFEALNIPKNHPARGEQDTFYINDSVVLRTQTSPIQIRTMENQKPPIKMIAPGKVYRSDSVDATHSPIFYQMEGLVVDKGITFADLKGTLEMFGKKMFGEDLKTKFRPHHFPFTEPSAEMDATCFVCHGEGCKICKGEGWIEILGGGMVHPQVLKNCGIDPEVYSGFAFGFGVDRMVMQKYGIDDIRLLYESDMRFLNQF, from the coding sequence ATGAAAGAGGTAATAGAAAAAATTAAGAAAAATGCTATTGAAGAGTTAAATAATGTAGTAGATAAGGAAACTATAGAAAGTATAAGAGTTAAATATTTAGGTAAAAAAGGTGAGTTAACTAAAATACTTAGGGGAATGGGAGGATTAAGTCCAGAAGAAAGACCTATAGTAGGAAAATTAGCTAACGAAGTAAGAAAAAATATTGAGGAAATAATAGAAGTAAGTTTAAAAGAAATTAAAGAAAAAGAAAAAAATATTAAGCTTTCAGAAGAAACTATAGATATAACTTTACCAGGGAAAAGACAGTATTTAGGTAAAAGACATCCGTTAGAACAAACATTAGATGCAATGAAAGAAATTTTTACTGATATGGGATTTACAATAGAGGAAGGGCCAGAAATAGAATTAGATTATTATAATTTCGAGGCTTTAAATATACCTAAAAATCATCCAGCTAGAGGAGAACAAGATACTTTTTATATAAATGATAGTGTAGTTTTAAGAACTCAAACATCACCTATTCAAATTAGAACTATGGAAAACCAAAAGCCACCAATAAAAATGATAGCACCAGGTAAAGTATATCGTTCTGATTCAGTAGATGCAACACACTCACCTATATTCTACCAAATGGAAGGATTAGTAGTAGATAAAGGAATAACCTTTGCTGATTTAAAAGGTACATTAGAGATGTTTGGTAAAAAGATGTTTGGAGAGGATTTAAAAACAAAATTTAGACCTCATCATTTCCCTTTTACAGAACCATCAGCGGAAATGGATGCTACTTGTTTTGTATGCCATGGAGAAGGATGCAAAATATGTAAAGGTGAAGGATGGATAGAAATCTTAGGAGGAGGAATGGTTCACCCTCAAGTATTAAAAAATTGTGGAATAGATCCAGAAGTATATAGTGGATTTGCCTTTGGATTTGGTGTGGATAGAATGGTAATGCAAAAATACGGTATAGATGATATAAGGCTTTTATATGAAAGCGATATGAGATTTTTAA
- a CDS encoding TrmH family RNA methyltransferase, giving the protein MNTITSKDNNLIKFVRKLRDKKHRKKEKKFIVEGFRFVEEALKSDYCIEYILIQENSLNKLQEFNISIESIKDKAYILSGNAFNSISGTENSQGILAIVNMKEVYQPKESGIYILADKVQDPGNMGTIIRTAHAANASGILITEGTVDIYNEKTLRASMGSIFYMPIIEDFKLEKSIYLKSKGFKIIASSLNTDKSLYDLDLHKKNLILAVGNEGNGLSDEVYNISDETFIIPMPGKAESLNAAVATSIIIFEIVRQNLK; this is encoded by the coding sequence TTGAATACTATAACTAGCAAAGACAATAATTTAATTAAGTTTGTTAGAAAACTAAGAGATAAAAAGCATAGAAAAAAAGAAAAAAAGTTTATAGTAGAAGGCTTTAGGTTTGTAGAAGAGGCATTGAAATCAGATTATTGTATAGAATATATATTAATACAGGAAAATTCTTTAAATAAGTTACAAGAATTTAATATAAGTATAGAAAGTATAAAAGATAAAGCATACATATTAAGTGGCAATGCATTTAATAGTATAAGCGGCACTGAAAATTCACAAGGGATATTGGCAATTGTAAATATGAAAGAAGTATATCAACCAAAAGAATCTGGTATATATATATTGGCAGATAAAGTTCAAGATCCTGGTAATATGGGAACAATAATAAGAACTGCTCATGCAGCTAATGCCTCTGGTATATTGATAACTGAAGGTACTGTAGATATATACAATGAAAAAACTTTGAGAGCTTCTATGGGATCCATATTTTATATGCCAATTATTGAGGACTTTAAATTAGAAAAGTCTATATATTTAAAATCAAAAGGATTTAAAATTATAGCTAGTAGTTTAAATACAGACAAAAGTTTATATGACTTAGATTTACATAAAAAAAATTTAATACTAGCTGTTGGAAATGAGGGAAATGGATTAAGTGATGAAGTTTACAATATAAGTGATGAAACTTTTATAATTCCTATGCCAGGGAAAGCTGAATCACTTAATGCGGCAGTAGCTACATCTATAATAATTTTTGAAATAGTAAGACAGAATTTAAAATAA
- a CDS encoding potassium channel family protein, with translation MTQRQFVVIGLGRFGTSVAQTLYSLGNDVLAIDSDEDRVQNISDSVTQAIQADATDENSLRSIGVRNFDVAVVTIGSDLQASVMATLLVKELGVGYTIAKANSELHAKVLYKIGADKVVLPERDMGVRVAHNLVSTNILDYIELSSDFSIAEVIAPQEWYGKNLENLSIRANYGINIVAIKKKEEINVSPTAGDVIEEGDIIVAIGGTEELNKLETLVSK, from the coding sequence TTGACACAGAGACAATTTGTAGTTATAGGTTTAGGGAGATTTGGAACTTCTGTTGCTCAAACATTGTATTCCCTAGGAAATGATGTTTTAGCAATTGATTCTGATGAAGATAGGGTACAAAATATTTCTGACAGTGTAACCCAAGCAATTCAAGCAGATGCTACTGATGAGAATAGTTTAAGATCTATTGGAGTTAGAAATTTTGATGTAGCAGTAGTTACTATAGGATCTGATTTACAGGCAAGCGTAATGGCAACTCTTTTAGTAAAAGAATTAGGGGTAGGATACACCATTGCAAAGGCTAACAGCGAATTACATGCAAAAGTTTTATATAAAATAGGTGCTGATAAAGTTGTATTGCCAGAAAGAGATATGGGAGTAAGAGTTGCACATAATTTAGTTTCAACAAATATATTAGATTATATAGAATTATCTTCAGATTTTAGTATAGCAGAGGTAATAGCACCACAAGAATGGTATGGTAAAAATTTAGAAAATTTAAGTATAAGAGCAAACTATGGTATAAATATAGTAGCTATAAAAAAGAAGGAAGAAATAAATGTTTCTCCTACAGCAGGTGATGTAATTGAAGAAGGAGATATTATAGTTGCAATAGGTGGAACAGAGGAATTAAATAAATTAGAAACTTTGGTATCTAAATAA
- a CDS encoding TrkH family potassium uptake protein — MNLQRFKMKRATPFRILALGFAIVIFTGAILLHLPIATQSGEQTPLIDCFFISTSATCVTGLVTVDTGTYWNYFGKTVIMLLIEIGGLGFMSFGTLVALILGKKITLKERILMQEAYNSFSTQGIVKMVKYILIFTFSVQMGGALILSTQFIPEFGIGKGIYYSIFHSISAFCNAGFDLIGNYSSVTGYYDNSVIILTISLLIIIGGLGFYVWQEIYNFKGFRELSLHSKICLSTTAILIVVGTILMFLFEFNNPGTMKNMSFKGKALSSFFASVSPRTAGFNSISTSDMTTAGKFLTIILMFIGGSSGSTAGGIKTTTFGLMFMTILCVIKGREDTEIFKRRISKDNIYKALAIVVIGFSIVTVVTMLLSITDSSNSFENLLYEATSAFGTVGLTLGITTKLSSAGKIIVALTMYAGRVGPLTLALALSNKKSSRNIKYPEGKVLVG; from the coding sequence ATGAACTTACAAAGATTTAAAATGAAAAGAGCTACTCCATTTCGAATCTTAGCATTAGGATTTGCAATAGTTATTTTTACAGGTGCTATATTATTACATTTACCTATAGCTACTCAGAGTGGAGAGCAAACTCCTTTAATAGATTGTTTTTTTATATCTACGTCTGCTACTTGTGTTACTGGATTAGTTACTGTAGATACAGGGACTTATTGGAATTATTTTGGCAAAACCGTTATAATGTTATTGATTGAAATAGGCGGATTAGGATTTATGTCTTTTGGTACTCTAGTTGCTTTAATATTAGGCAAAAAGATTACTTTAAAGGAAAGAATACTTATGCAAGAAGCATATAATTCTTTTTCTACACAAGGTATTGTCAAAATGGTTAAATATATTTTAATATTTACATTTTCGGTACAAATGGGAGGAGCTTTGATTTTATCAACACAATTTATACCGGAATTTGGTATAGGAAAAGGTATATATTATAGTATATTCCATTCAATATCTGCATTTTGCAATGCAGGATTTGATCTTATAGGAAATTATAGTAGTGTTACAGGATATTATGATAATTCAGTAATTATATTGACTATATCGTTACTCATAATTATAGGTGGTTTAGGATTTTATGTATGGCAAGAAATATATAATTTTAAAGGATTTAGGGAATTATCTCTTCATTCAAAAATATGTTTGTCTACAACTGCTATATTAATAGTTGTTGGTACTATTTTAATGTTCTTATTTGAATTTAATAATCCAGGCACTATGAAGAATATGAGTTTTAAAGGAAAAGCATTATCTTCTTTTTTTGCATCAGTATCTCCAAGAACAGCTGGATTTAATTCTATATCGACTTCAGATATGACTACAGCTGGAAAATTTTTAACCATTATCCTAATGTTCATTGGAGGTTCCTCAGGCTCTACAGCAGGAGGAATAAAAACTACTACATTTGGATTAATGTTTATGACTATATTATGTGTAATAAAAGGGAGAGAAGATACTGAAATCTTTAAGAGAAGAATTTCTAAGGATAATATATATAAGGCGTTGGCAATTGTAGTAATTGGATTTTCTATAGTTACTGTTGTAACAATGCTATTATCTATTACGGATAGTTCTAATTCTTTTGAAAATTTACTTTATGAAGCTACTTCAGCCTTTGGAACCGTTGGATTAACTTTAGGTATAACCACAAAATTAAGTTCTGCGGGAAAAATTATAGTAGCACTAACTATGTATGCTGGAAGAGTAGGTCCTTTAACATTGGCATTAGCTTTATCAAATAAAAAATCCTCTAGGAATATAAAATATCCAGAGGGAAAAGTTTTAGTAGGATAA
- the rplT gene encoding 50S ribosomal protein L20, translating into MARVKRAMNARKKHKKILKLSKGYFGGKSRLFKTANESVIRALRNAYVGRKLKKRDYRKLWIARINAATRTNGLSYSRFMNGLKLAGINMNRKMLSEIAINDPKAFSELVEVAKKQLNA; encoded by the coding sequence ATGGCAAGAGTAAAAAGAGCAATGAATGCACGTAAAAAACATAAAAAAATATTAAAGCTATCAAAAGGATACTTTGGTGGAAAAAGTAGATTATTTAAAACAGCTAATGAAAGTGTTATAAGAGCTTTAAGAAATGCTTATGTTGGAAGAAAGTTAAAAAAGAGAGATTATAGAAAATTATGGATAGCAAGAATTAATGCGGCTACAAGAACAAATGGTCTTTCCTATTCAAGATTTATGAATGGACTTAAACTTGCAGGAATAAATATGAATAGAAAAATGTTATCAGAAATAGCTATAAATGATCCAAAAGCTTTTTCTGAATTAGTTGAAGTAGCTAAAAAACAACTTAACGCATAA
- the rpmI gene encoding 50S ribosomal protein L35 — protein MPKMKTHRGAAKRFKKTGTGKFKRAKAYKSHILTKKSTKTKRNLRKTGYVSETQEKAMKKLLPYL, from the coding sequence ATGCCAAAAATGAAGACTCATAGAGGAGCAGCTAAGAGATTTAAAAAGACAGGAACAGGAAAGTTTAAAAGAGCAAAGGCATATAAAAGCCATATATTAACAAAGAAAAGCACAAAAACAAAAAGAAATTTAAGAAAAACAGGATACGTTTCAGAAACACAAGAAAAAGCAATGAAGAAGCTATTACCATACTTATAG
- the infC gene encoding translation initiation factor IF-3: MNIIKKGFLVNEEIREKEVRTIDENGEQLGIIPTSEALKKAEEKELDLVMIAPTGKPPVCKIMNYGKFIYEQTKKDKEAKKKQKVTNIKEIRLSATIEEHDIGIKANNARKFLKAEDKVKVTVRFRGREMEHSNVVGKKILNAFLSKLEDVCVVEKPAKLEGKNMTMVLAPRK; this comes from the coding sequence GTGAATATTATTAAAAAAGGTTTCCTTGTTAATGAAGAAATTAGAGAAAAGGAAGTTAGAACTATTGACGAAAATGGAGAACAACTAGGAATAATACCTACATCTGAAGCTTTAAAAAAAGCTGAAGAAAAAGAATTGGACTTAGTAATGATAGCTCCAACAGGAAAGCCGCCTGTTTGTAAGATAATGAATTATGGAAAGTTTATATATGAACAGACCAAGAAAGACAAAGAGGCAAAAAAGAAACAAAAGGTTACTAATATAAAAGAAATAAGATTAAGTGCAACAATAGAAGAACATGATATAGGAATTAAAGCAAATAATGCAAGAAAGTTCTTAAAGGCAGAAGATAAAGTTAAAGTAACTGTTAGATTCAGAGGAAGAGAAATGGAACATTCTAATGTAGTAGGTAAAAAGATATTAAATGCTTTTTTATCTAAACTAGAGGATGTTTGTGTTGTGGAGAAACCAGCTAAGTTAGAAGGTAAAAATATGACTATGGTTTTAGCTCCAAGAAAATAA
- the thrS gene encoding threonine--tRNA ligase translates to MINITLKDGKVIEVEKGVRVSDIAMKISPALYKKAVGAKVNGEVAELMTEIKEDSQLEILTFDDEDGRRTVRHTASHILAQAVKRLYPEAKLAIGPAIDNGFYYDFDVDFTFTPEMLEKIEKEMSKIIKENLEIERFELPREEAIKLAKDADEPYKVELIEELPEGEVISFYKQGDFVDLCAGPHMPSTGKIKAIKLLSVAGAYWRGDEKNKMLQRIYGTAFLKKSELEAYLKLLEEAKRRDHRKLGKELDLFSINEEGPGFPFFHPKGMVVRNILENFWREKHTKAGYDEIRTPVILNEELWHRSGHWDHYKENMYFTKIDNENFAIKPMNCPGSILVYKSHLHSYKEFPMRLGELGLVHRHELSGALHGLMRVRCFTQDDAHIFMTKEQIRDEILNVIKLIDDFYKVFGFEYFVELSTRPEDSMGSDEDWEVATNGLKNALEAAGLEYKINEGDGAFYGPKIDFHLKDCIGRTWQCGTIQLDFQMPERFDLTYIGQDGERHRPVMVHRVVFGSIERFIGILIEHFAGAFPTWLAPVQVKVMTITDAQKDYANKVVDKLKENGIRVEFDDRNEKIGYKIREAQLQKVPYMIILGDKEVNENKVAVRSRKEGDLGAIALEEFIQKLNYEIENRVIENSK, encoded by the coding sequence ATGATAAATATAACACTAAAAGATGGAAAAGTAATAGAAGTAGAAAAAGGAGTAAGGGTAAGCGACATAGCTATGAAAATAAGTCCAGCTTTATATAAAAAAGCTGTAGGGGCTAAGGTAAATGGCGAAGTAGCTGAACTTATGACAGAAATAAAAGAAGATAGTCAGTTAGAAATATTAACTTTCGATGATGAAGACGGAAGAAGAACAGTAAGACATACAGCTTCACATATATTAGCTCAAGCAGTAAAAAGACTTTATCCTGAAGCTAAATTAGCAATAGGACCAGCAATAGATAATGGATTTTATTATGATTTTGACGTAGATTTTACTTTTACACCAGAAATGTTAGAAAAGATAGAAAAAGAAATGTCAAAAATAATAAAAGAAAATTTAGAAATTGAAAGATTTGAACTTCCAAGAGAAGAAGCTATTAAGCTTGCCAAAGATGCAGATGAACCTTATAAAGTTGAATTAATAGAGGAACTACCAGAAGGAGAAGTTATTTCTTTTTATAAACAAGGTGATTTTGTAGATTTATGTGCGGGACCACATATGCCTTCTACAGGAAAAATAAAGGCAATTAAACTTCTTTCAGTAGCAGGAGCTTATTGGAGAGGCGATGAAAAAAATAAAATGCTTCAAAGAATATATGGAACAGCATTTTTAAAGAAAAGTGAATTAGAAGCATATTTAAAATTATTAGAAGAAGCTAAGAGAAGGGATCATAGGAAATTAGGAAAAGAATTAGACTTATTTAGTATAAATGAAGAAGGACCAGGATTCCCATTTTTCCATCCTAAGGGAATGGTAGTAAGGAATATTTTAGAAAACTTCTGGAGAGAAAAACATACTAAAGCAGGATACGATGAAATAAGAACTCCAGTTATATTAAATGAAGAACTATGGCACAGATCAGGACACTGGGATCATTATAAAGAAAATATGTACTTTACTAAAATAGATAATGAAAACTTTGCTATAAAACCAATGAATTGTCCAGGTTCAATTTTAGTTTATAAAAGCCATTTACATTCCTATAAGGAGTTTCCAATGAGATTAGGGGAACTTGGATTAGTTCATAGACATGAATTATCTGGAGCATTACATGGACTTATGAGAGTTAGATGTTTTACTCAAGATGATGCGCATATATTTATGACAAAGGAACAAATAAGAGATGAAATATTAAATGTAATAAAATTAATTGATGATTTCTATAAAGTTTTTGGATTTGAATACTTTGTTGAATTATCTACTAGGCCAGAAGATTCAATGGGTAGTGATGAAGATTGGGAAGTTGCAACTAATGGATTAAAAAATGCTTTAGAAGCAGCAGGATTAGAGTATAAAATAAATGAAGGGGACGGAGCTTTTTATGGTCCTAAGATAGACTTCCATCTAAAAGATTGTATAGGCAGAACATGGCAATGTGGAACTATTCAGTTAGACTTCCAAATGCCAGAAAGATTTGATTTAACATATATAGGCCAAGATGGAGAAAGACATAGACCAGTAATGGTTCATAGAGTTGTATTTGGAAGTATAGAGAGATTTATAGGAATACTTATAGAGCATTTTGCAGGGGCATTCCCAACATGGTTAGCTCCAGTGCAAGTAAAAGTTATGACTATTACAGATGCACAAAAAGATTATGCAAATAAAGTAGTTGATAAGTTAAAGGAAAATGGAATAAGAGTAGAGTTTGATGATAGAAATGAAAAGATAGGATATAAAATAAGGGAAGCTCAACTTCAAAAGGTGCCTTATATGATTATTTTAGGAGATAAAGAAGTAAATGAGAATAAAGTTGCAGTAAGAAGTAGAAAAGAAGGAGATTTAGGAGCTATTGCTTTAGAAGAGTTCATACAAAAATTAAACTATGAAATAGAAAATAGAGTAATAGAAAATTCTAAATAA
- the ytxC gene encoding putative sporulation protein YtxC, translating to MAVFKIIYEDDFKEVIEGINILKAYFEFEIGVCESIDNKIHFMKIYIPDEKLTTKTKNIFYLHIADIIYKIYIDKFLKERLVEFLEDSYFFLNSKDIEEIEGKIRDILTNNEKIIDSSNIYYMNKKNEIMDEILECIRETDEINIEGFLTFRTKSLEKKLKVIIEKVVEEYIVEKEYNEFIKLLKYFVNIQESRIDEVNIIIYKDGNYIIKDKNGIDITKELFKEFVSNNMSLEINLDDILISGLITYCPEKIVIHCVENCLNKELINTINNVFLKKVVYCNNCETCRKINKQYRE from the coding sequence ATGGCAGTATTTAAAATAATATATGAAGATGATTTTAAAGAAGTTATTGAAGGAATAAATATTTTAAAAGCTTATTTTGAGTTCGAAATAGGTGTATGTGAAAGCATTGATAATAAAATTCATTTTATGAAAATATATATTCCGGATGAAAAATTGACCACAAAGACTAAGAATATATTTTATTTGCATATAGCTGATATAATATACAAAATATATATAGATAAATTTTTAAAAGAGAGATTGGTTGAGTTTTTAGAAGACAGTTATTTTTTCTTAAACTCAAAAGATATAGAGGAAATAGAAGGAAAAATCAGGGATATACTTACAAATAACGAAAAAATCATAGACAGTTCAAATATATATTATATGAACAAAAAAAATGAAATTATGGATGAAATATTAGAATGTATACGTGAAACAGATGAGATTAATATAGAAGGATTTTTAACTTTCAGAACAAAAAGTTTAGAAAAAAAATTAAAAGTTATAATAGAAAAAGTAGTAGAGGAATATATTGTAGAAAAAGAATATAATGAATTTATAAAACTATTAAAGTATTTTGTTAATATACAAGAAAGTAGAATTGATGAGGTTAATATAATAATATATAAAGATGGTAATTATATAATAAAAGATAAAAATGGAATAGATATAACTAAAGAGTTATTTAAGGAATTTGTTTCTAATAATATGTCATTAGAAATAAATTTAGATGATATATTAATAAGTGGTTTGATAACCTATTGTCCAGAAAAAATAGTTATACATTGCGTTGAAAATTGTTTGAACAAAGAACTTATAAATACTATAAATAATGTGTTTTTAAAAAAAGTGGTTTATTGTAATAATTGTGAAACCTGCAGAAAAATAAATAAACAATATAGGGAATAA
- a CDS encoding DUF6873 family GME fold protein, giving the protein MKYLFVDSRLSIEEESNLTSLGYNIIKCPLFSLLYYAISGHPDILIHILDEKNLVLHKDANKKFIEKLKTLGFNIKLSQNSLSSNYPMDIGLNAVNLDNVFIHNLKYTDPVLLNSVKHKKLINVNQGYTKCSVAVVSNKAIITSDKVIAHEAKKVDLDVLLIPPGDIILPGLDYGFIGGCCGLIGKNIMAFFGHLDYFKYGNEIKDFLFKHNVKPVYLRKGNLIDRGSILCNE; this is encoded by the coding sequence ATGAAATATTTATTTGTAGATAGTAGGTTATCCATAGAAGAAGAATCTAATTTAACTTCTTTAGGTTACAATATTATAAAATGCCCTTTATTCTCTTTATTATACTATGCTATTTCTGGTCATCCTGACATACTTATACACATATTAGATGAAAAAAATTTAGTTTTACATAAAGATGCAAATAAAAAATTTATAGAAAAATTAAAAACTCTAGGTTTTAATATAAAACTATCTCAAAACTCATTATCTTCTAATTATCCAATGGATATAGGCTTAAATGCAGTAAACTTAGATAATGTTTTTATACATAATTTAAAATATACAGATCCTGTTTTACTTAACAGTGTAAAACACAAAAAATTAATAAATGTAAATCAAGGTTATACTAAATGTTCTGTGGCCGTAGTTAGCAATAAAGCAATAATTACTTCTGATAAAGTTATTGCTCATGAAGCTAAAAAAGTAGATTTAGATGTACTTTTAATTCCTCCTGGAGATATAATTTTACCTGGATTAGACTATGGATTTATAGGCGGATGTTGTGGACTTATAGGAAAAAATATAATGGCTTTTTTCGGCCATTTAGATTATTTTAAATATGGAAATGAAATAAAAGATTTTTTATTTAAACATAATGTAAAACCTGTTTATTTAAGAAAAGGAAACCTTATAGATAGGGGAAGCATTTTGTGTAATGAATAA
- the cobT gene encoding nicotinate-nucleotide--dimethylbenzimidazole phosphoribosyltransferase, whose translation MNLLEETLKSIKPADKEAVKKAWERMDSLSKPIGSLGKLEEIAVQISGITGKVKNEINKKMTIIMCSDNGICEEGVSACPQELTALLAENYVKEITGIGVLSKHVNADMCVVDIGVKSDLKDTRVVNKKVAYGTKNMAKEPAMTREEAIQAIETGIELVDKFVKEGYDLFGTGEAGIGNTATSAAVISVLSGIDSDKIVGKGSGLTEEGFLNKKKAIKQAIEINKPVKEDVVDVIAKVGGFDIAGICGCFLGAAKNRVPIVIDGIISSAAALCAYKMNENVKDFLIPSHLSAEPGIEYVTKEIGLSPCLHMEMRLGEGTGCPLQFFMIEAALCAMNNMATLAEASIVDSEFLVDIREK comes from the coding sequence ATGAATCTATTAGAAGAAACTCTAAAAAGTATCAAGCCAGCAGATAAAGAAGCTGTAAAAAAAGCATGGGAGAGAATGGACAGTTTAAGTAAGCCTATAGGAAGCTTAGGTAAATTAGAAGAAATTGCAGTGCAAATATCCGGTATTACAGGAAAAGTAAAAAATGAAATAAATAAAAAAATGACTATAATAATGTGTTCTGATAATGGCATTTGTGAAGAAGGAGTAAGTGCTTGCCCTCAAGAATTAACTGCTCTATTAGCAGAAAATTACGTTAAAGAAATAACAGGTATTGGAGTTCTTTCTAAGCATGTTAATGCAGATATGTGTGTAGTGGATATAGGCGTAAAATCAGATTTAAAAGATACTAGAGTAGTTAACAAAAAAGTAGCTTATGGAACTAAGAATATGGCAAAAGAACCTGCTATGACAAGAGAAGAAGCTATTCAAGCTATAGAGACAGGAATAGAATTAGTAGATAAATTTGTAAAGGAAGGATACGATTTATTTGGTACTGGTGAAGCAGGTATAGGAAATACAGCCACTAGTGCAGCAGTAATAAGTGTATTATCTGGAATAGATTCTGATAAAATAGTTGGAAAAGGATCTGGACTTACAGAAGAAGGTTTTTTAAATAAGAAAAAAGCTATAAAACAAGCCATAGAAATAAATAAACCTGTTAAAGAAGATGTTGTAGATGTAATAGCTAAAGTAGGTGGATTTGATATTGCAGGAATATGTGGATGCTTTTTAGGAGCAGCTAAAAATAGGGTTCCTATAGTTATAGATGGTATAATATCATCAGCAGCAGCATTATGTGCGTATAAAATGAATGAAAATGTAAAGGACTTTTTAATACCATCTCATCTTTCAGCGGAACCAGGCATTGAATATGTTACAAAAGAAATAGGGCTTAGTCCATGTCTTCATATGGAAATGAGATTAGGAGAAGGTACAGGATGTCCCCTACAATTTTTTATGATTGAAGCAGCTCTTTGTGCTATGAATAACATGGCTACTTTAGCAGAGGCTAGTATAGTGGATAGTGAATTTTTAGTAGATATTAGAGAAAAATAA
- the hslO gene encoding Hsp33 family molecular chaperone HslO has translation MADKLVKATAKDGQIRIIGAITTELVNKGVSIHKCSPTGAAALGRLLTAGSLMGSMLKSEKDTITIKIDGGGEAKGVLATAYPEGKVKGYIGNPLVHLPLNEQGKLNVGGAIGKNGNITVIKDLGLKEPYVGQVPIYSGEIGDDLAYYFTASEQTPSAVGLGVLVDKDLSIKASGGFIIQMMPDADELIADFVTYRLEEIPSITEFIAKGMSVEDILEFIFEGMDLKILESVVPEYTCDCSREKIDRALISIGYKDLKEIYDDGKTEELVCQFCNKKYYYDHEKIGELLEKTKR, from the coding sequence ATGGCAGATAAATTAGTAAAAGCTACTGCGAAAGATGGCCAAATAAGAATAATAGGAGCTATAACAACAGAATTAGTTAACAAAGGAGTTAGCATACATAAATGTAGTCCTACAGGGGCTGCAGCTTTAGGTAGATTATTGACAGCAGGAAGTCTTATGGGAAGTATGTTAAAATCAGAAAAAGATACTATAACTATAAAAATTGATGGTGGAGGAGAAGCAAAAGGGGTATTGGCAACTGCATATCCTGAAGGAAAGGTAAAAGGATATATAGGAAATCCATTAGTGCATTTACCTTTAAATGAGCAAGGTAAATTAAATGTAGGTGGTGCTATTGGGAAAAATGGTAATATAACTGTTATAAAAGACTTAGGACTTAAAGAACCCTACGTAGGACAAGTTCCTATATATTCTGGAGAAATAGGAGACGATTTAGCATATTATTTTACTGCTTCGGAACAAACACCTTCAGCTGTGGGACTGGGAGTTTTAGTTGATAAAGATTTATCTATTAAGGCCTCTGGAGGATTTATTATACAGATGATGCCAGATGCAGATGAATTGATTGCTGATTTTGTTACTTATAGATTAGAAGAGATTCCATCAATAACTGAGTTTATAGCTAAGGGAATGAGTGTAGAAGATATATTAGAATTTATTTTTGAGGGAATGGATTTAAAAATTTTAGAGAGTGTAGTACCAGAATATACATGTGATTGTTCTAGAGAGAAAATTGATAGAGCACTTATTAGTATAGGATATAAAGATTTAAAGGAAATTTATGATGATGGAAAAACTGAAGAGTTAGTATGTCAATTTTGTAATAAAAAATATTATTATGATCATGAAAAAATAGGGGAACTACTAGAAAAAACAAAGAGATAA